The Myxocyprinus asiaticus isolate MX2 ecotype Aquarium Trade chromosome 4, UBuf_Myxa_2, whole genome shotgun sequence nucleotide sequence AGGTGatcacattgcaaatatattgaCTAATTTATATTTGGATTCTCATGCAGGTGCCTGAGAAGAAGCTGAAGCAGGTGATGGCTGATAAAGAGCTCTACAAAGTTTGTGCAGTGGAGGTGAAACGGCAGATTTGGCAGGACAATCAGGCTCTGTTTGGGGATGAAGTCTCTCCTCTGTTGAAGCAGTATATTGTGGAGAAGGAGGCTGCTCTTTTCAGCAGTGATCTGTCCATCCTACACAACTTTTTTAGTCCATCACCCAAAACACGACGACAGGGCGAGGTAAGTGTCGAACACTGGTGTCTTACAGTATTTGTCAATTCAGTGTAAATTTACATATAAGCTGTTTACTTGTCTGTCAGTATCTAACTGTAGGTCCATGTGCATTTAGTGTGCACTAGCACTGAAATCTAAAGTTCCAAAGAGTAAATCCTTCACTGTTTTCTGGCAAAGAACTTGGATTGTGTTGTTTCTGTTGCTACAGAACAACAAACAGCTTATTCATGAAATGCTATCCTTTTCAACAGGTAGTGCTGAAGTTGACTCAGATGATTGGGAAGAACGTGAAGCTCTATGATATGGTTCTTCAGTTTCTGCGGACTCTGTTCCTGCGCACACGAAACGTGCACTACTGCACCCTGCGTGCTGAGCTGCTCATGTCCCTTCATGATCTGGAAATCAGCGAGATCTGTTCAGTGGACCCCTGCCACAAGGTATGGAATAAGTTTCCCAGCTTTACCAATGATAAATGTGTATAATAGCTCCCTTCAAAAGCTCTCAAACATTTTGCAAGCTAGAAGTGATACCATGAAGCAGTCCTTTTATTTTCTGAACAGGCTTGAATATAAGAGTAGTTTATgcaaacattcaaaataacacggGGCTTaacagtaagattttttttttagattcttgccctgccaacattttcactggcccacACTGaccacaatatatacagtatatttaatgaatatatatatatatatcagaatgagctttattgccaaatatgcttacacacacaaggaatttgtcatggtgacagaagcttccagtgcaaatacaaccatatatacaaacatacatttaaacatatatacatatagtgacataaaaataaggtataacagatgaaaaaagagaaatatacaatagaggaATAATAGTGTTcgaatatttttttatacagaTATACGGTTATGttcaggtgatgtaatgtatggaagaagaggtaggatatgttaaagaatataaatgaaaaatggaTATAAGTAGGACTGGATGGATTGAACATTGCACATGATTGTATTGAcgaaaggaaagtatttgggggcagttttaactgttcatgaggtggatagcctgagggaaaaaacagtCCCTgcgcctggctgttctggtgctcagtgctctgtagcgcctgccagagggcaacagttcgaaaaggaagtgtgctgggtgaatggagtcaagagtgattttaccagctcttttcgtcactctggatgtgtacagttctagaaGGGTGGGTAGGGGAATGCCAATAATCCCCTCAGCAATCCAAACTatactttgaagtcttctgatgtctgacttgctAGGTGTATCAAACcaaacagactcaatgactgctgagtagaactgtattagcagcgcctgtggcaggttgaacttcctcagctggcgaagaaagcacaacctctgctgggcctttttcaaaattgagtctatgtgggtctcccacttcaggtcctgtgagatggtagtgcccaggaacctgaatgactccactgctgctacagtgctgttcagaatggtgagcgggggtaatgttggggtgttcctcctaaagttcactgttttaagcgtgttcagctctAGTTtcttttgactgcaccagacggccagctgttcaacttcccttctgtatgcagattcatcggcatcttggatgaggccgatgactgtagtgtcatttgcaaacttcaggagcttaacagaggggtccttggcggtgcagtcatttgtgcacAGGTAGAAGAGTActggggagagtacacatccctggggggcaccagtgctgattgtacgtgtgctggaggtgaatttccccattctcacttgctgctgcctgtctgtcagaaagctggtgatccattgacagatagaggcaggaacagagagcCGTGTTAATTTTGTCCATAGGAGagtggggttgatggtgttaaaaaaCGAACTGAAGTAAACAAAtcgtatccttgcataagtccctggtctgtctagatgttgaagtatgtaatgcagtcccatattgactgcatcatccacagacctgtttgcttgataggCAAACTTCAGGGGATCCAGAAAGTGTTCAGTGGTGTCCTTCagttgggccaacaccagtctctcaaatgacttcatgaccacagacgtcagagtgatGGATCTGTAGCCATTAAGttctttgatcttgggtttctttgggacgggatgactgtggagcatttgaagcagcagggaacttcacactgctccagtgatctgttgacgatctgtgtgaagatgggggccagctggtcagcacaggattttagacaagtgggtgaaacaccgtctgggtcctgtgcttttcttgtcttctgtttccggaagccctggcacacatcctcttcataGGTCTTATGTGTAGGTAGAGTAGCAGGAGAGATgaggagggggggttgcaggaggtgtaaatgtttgtgtgctgtgaagttcagagcgggtgtggggtgtgagactgggcttttcaaatctacagtaaaacacatttaggtcgtcagccagttgttgattccctacagtgttgggggatggtgtgtTGTAGTttgtaaagtctttcaggccacTCTACACTAATGCAgagtcattagctgaaaactgttttttcagcttttcagaataatTTCTTTTAGCCTCTctgatctcctttgtcagtcATACAAGAtgttatccccacttctgtaagcatcctctttggcctaacgaagctgcctgagttttgctgtaaaccatggtttgtcattgttgtatgttaaataagtcctagtaggaatgcacatatcctcacaaaaactgatatatgatctcacagtatctgtgagctcatccaggtctgtggctgcagccccaaaaacactccaattagtgcagtcaaagcaggcttgtagttccagctctgcttcattggtccaccattttacagtccttactacaggtttagctgattttagtttctgcctttagatcggaagaagatgaaccagacagtgatcagagagtcccaaagctgcttgagggacagagcgatatgcatgctttattgttgtgtagcaatgatccggtgtatttctgtctctggtggggcatgtaatgtgctgtctgtatttgggcagttcatgtgtgagatttgccttgtccaagaataataataattgagtccgggtattgttgttccgtgtctgtgatgtgatcagccagctgttgcagtgctgtgctcacacacgcttgtggaggaatataaacacacacaagaatacacaagaaaaaaatcctgcagcgagtagaaaggcttacagtttatgaagagtgCCTCTGTTTGAACAGCACACCTTCAGCGTTGTTACATCTGCACACCAACattcactgatgtaaaaacacgttccactggctcttgttttccccgttaacttcgcggtgtgatccgctctgaacagctggaagtccGGTAGATATAATGCGCTGTCCGAaatggtttcactcagccaggtttccgtgaagcacaatgcagcagaatttgcaaagtccttatttttgcggGGGAGGAAGtaatttgtctgttttgttaggaatatacacacacatataatatatatgtcaatatatatatatacacacacacacacacagttgaagtcagaagtttacatacactttggttgaagtcattaaaactcattttttaaccactccacaaatttaatattagcaaactatagttttgacaagtcatttaggactttgtgcatgacacaagtaatttatccaacaattgtttacagatagattgtttaacttttaattgactacatcacaattccagtgtgtcagaagtttacatacactaagttaactgtgcctttaagcagcttggaaaattccagaatattatgtcatgcctttagacaattagcttctgataggaggtgtactgaattggaggtgtacctgtggatgtattttaaggccaaccttAAAACTCAGTGCCTCAGTATATAAAGGTATGTGTTTgactaaaatttttgttttattctataaactactgacaacatttattccaaattccaaatcaaaatgttgtcatttacagcatttatgtgcctttttgcttgacattgtgggaaattaaaagaaatcagccaagacctcagaaaaaaacatttgtggacctccacaagtctggttcatccttgagagcaatttccaaatgccttaaggtaccacgttcatctgtataaacaatagtacgcaagtataaacaccatgggaccacgaagccatcataccgctcaggaaggagacgcattctgtctcctagagatgaacgtagtttggtacaaaaagtgcaaatcaatcccagaacaacagcaaaggaccttgtgaagatgctggaggaaacaggtagacaagtatctatatccacagtaaaacgagtcctacagttgtgctcaaaggtttgcatacccttggagaattggtaatatatgtaccatttttaagaaaacatgagtgagcaggcaaaacacatttcttttatttcttatgggattcatattcagctgtaggttataacagaatggcacaatcataaaacaaaacatggcaacaaagaaataaatgaagtgacccctgttcaaaagtctgcatacccttagttcttaatactgtgaattgccccctttagcatcactgacagtgtgcagtcttttgtaatagtcgtctatgaggccccaaattcttgcaggtggtatagctgcccattcgtcttggcaaaatgcctccaggtcatgcaaagtctttggtcgtcttgtatgaactgcacgtttgagatctccccagagtggcttgatgatattaaggtcaggagactgtgatggccactccagaaccttcacctttttctgctgtaaccactggagggtcaacttggccttgtgcttggggtcattgtcatgctggaaagttcaagagcgtcccatgcgcagctttcatgcagaagaatgcaaattgtctgccaatattttctgataacatgctgcattcatcttgccatcaattttcacaagattcaccgtgcctttagagctcatacaCCCTCAaagcatcagtgagccaccaccatgcttcacagtggggatggaattcttttcactatagaccttgttgacccctctccaaacatagtgcttatgtttgtgaccataaagctctattttggtctcgtcactccaaattacagtgtgccagaagctgtgaggtgtgtcaaggtgttgtcgggcatattgtaaccagacttttttgtggcattggcacagtaatggcttctttctggcaactcgaccatgcagctcatttttgttcaagtatcgtcgtattgtgctccttgaaacaaccacaccatctttttccagagcagcctgtacttctcctgagattacctgtgggtttttctttgtatcctgaacaattcttctggtagttgtgactgaaatctttcttggtgtacctgaccttggcttggtatcaagagatccctgaattttccacttcttaataagtgattgaacagtactgagtggcattttcaaggctttggatatctttttatatccttttccatctttataaaattccattaccttgttacgcaggtcttttgacagttcttttctgctccccatggctcagtatctagcctgctcagtacatccacgtgagagctaacaaactctttgactatttatacacagacactaattgcaatttaaaaagccacaggtgtgggaaattaacctttaattgccatttaaacctgtgtgtgtctgtaacaaggccaaacattcaagggtatgtaaacttttgatcagggccatttgggtgatttctgttatcattatgatttaaaaaggagccaaacaactgtgtgataataaatggcttcatatgatcactatccttaaacaaaagattttttttttttttttgcatgatcaatcatattttcaaaatcaatgccaaaatttcacaatttctgccagggtatgcagacttttgagcacaactgtatatcgacataacctgaaaggctgctcagcaaggaagaagccactgctccaaaactgccataaaaaagccagactactgcttgcaagtgcacatggggacaaagatcttactttttggagaaatgtactCTGGTCTgaggaaacaaaaatgtaactgtttggccataatgattaTTGTTATGtatgaaggaaaaagggtgaggcttgcaagccaaagaacaccatcccgaccatgaaacatgggggtggcagcatcatgttgtggggtgctttgctgcaggagggactggtgcacttcacaaaatagatggcatcatgaggaaggaaaattatgtggatatattgaagcaacatctcaagacatcagccaggaagttaatgctcagtcacaaatgggtcttccaaatggacaatgaccccaagcatacctccaaagttgtggcaaaatggcttaaggacaacaaagtcaaggttttggagtggccatcacaaagccctgacctcaatccgatagaaaatttgtgggcagaactgaaaaaggagACCTTCAAACCTGAcacaattacaccagttctgtctggagggatgggccaacattccagcaacgtattgtgagaagcttgtgtaaggctatccaaaatgtctgacccaagttaatGGCAATGGCAAATTGCCTAATGgcaaggcaatgctaccaaatactaacaaagtgtatgtaaacttctgaaaaatatcatataatgtgtagttgtagtgctttcaatatagcaaagggtgaatataatttacaaatcactttttttatttatttatttttttattagaatttttcatactgtcccaactttttcagaattggggttgtaaatgtTTTGAAGCTGAATTGTTGTCCATACTGTGGACTATAACATtttgaaatgaaatttattgtgCTCTTTTTCTTTATAGTTTTCTTGGTGTTTGGATGCCTGCATCAGGGAGAAATTTGTGGATGCTAAACGGGCTCGAGAGTTACAAGGCTTCCTAGATGGGGTGAAGAAAGGACAGGAGCAAGTGTTGGGGTATGAGATTTATATCTCTACTGTATAGATAATAGACAACAGTTTACAATAATTCCATTATAACTGTAAAATTGCAACATAAACATACTCCATTATTGTTTTCCCACAGTGACTTGTCTATGATTCTCTGCGACCCATTTGCCTGTAACACACTAGTGTTGAGCACAGTGAGGAACCTTCAGGAACTGTTGAGCCAGGACGCCCTGCCTAGAGTAAGAACTCCAGCTCTGTTGTGGCATACTTTAGCAGTGTAATTATACTATTAAGTGTACTAGCCATGCTGTGATATCACTGTGTGATCCGTTTATTTGCAGGACAGCCCAGATCTTCTCCTGCTGTTGCGGATGCTTTCGCTTGGGCAGGGCGCGTGGGACATGATTGACAGCCAGGTTTTCAAAGAGCCCCGATTGGTGAGATCATCGAATCCCAACATTTTGTATTAAACAGTCCTCTAATGCAAATATTGCTGTTTGTGATGTGCAAGAATATGGCATTTGTACATTTCACAAGGTAACTAGTCTTTTTCAATATTAGGATTTAGAGGTGGTAACACGTTTTCTGCCTGCCGTGATGTCAATAGTGGTAGATGACTACACGTTCACTGTGGAGCAAAAACTTCCCAGTGAGGAGAAGACCTCTCTCACATACCCCACCACCTTGCATGAAACATTCACCAGGTACACCATCTCAGCCCGGTTCTCAACCCAACACCTTTTCCAAGCCTTCACTTATCtccaaaaaggattttttttctctcttgtatAGGTATTTGCAGGACAACAGGGTGGCATGTGAGATCGGTCTTTATTATGTGCTTCATATTGCCAAACAGAGGAATAAGAATGCTCTACAGAGGCTTCTACCTGCACTAGGTGAGACACTTCTTTTTATTCTACCATCTGCATTGATTACAATCaaccatatactgtatttgatgaaatTGGCTGAATAGACACTGATTGTGGAGCCACTGAGAGACTGATCGTCTCTTTTCACAGTGGATACCTATAATGACATGGCGTTTGGAGACATCTTCCTCCATCTACTAACTGGTCATCTGACTCTACTCTCTGATGAATTTGGATCAGAAGAGTTCTGTACTGCTGTCTTTGATAATTTCCTCCTCACTTCTTTCTCAAGGTGTGTATCATCACATGTAACAGTATGTAGCCATAATGGTATATCATCTGTATATTAGTTGCATTATTAAATTGTGAAACTTCATTggtgattgaaaaaaaaatattctttagaAGGGAAAAATcaaagttaaaggaataattcacccaacaaTTATAACTGttgctcacccttatgctgtcaaACTCATATGGCATTATttgttctgcggaacacaaacaaagatttttttgaagtgtatatatataatgtttgtttgcccacacaatgcaagtcaatggggtcccaaactttcaagctccaaaaaggacataaaggcaacataaaggcaatccatacaactcaagtggcaTAATCCACATTTTCTGAAGTGAaacaatcagttttgggtaagaaacagaccaaaaaactcctttttcactattaatgttgacatctgcagtctccttggtgctcgtgaaagaagtttgattacacttccttgtgcttgacagAAAACactttgtatggattactttatgcttcctttatgtccaTTTTAGAGCATGAAAGtttagaccccattgacttgcactgtCTGGACAAACAAACATCACATATCCTTCAAAAGATtgttgttttgcagaagaaagtaagtcatacgagaTGGCATatggttgagtaaattatgagagaattataatttttgggtgaacttttcctttaacgcTAAAGCTCAGTTCACTACAGTTCCACAGATATTAAGTTCTCCGTCGCTACGATGGATTTCCATCAATAGAAGGTATGCACTGGGTGGGTGTAACCGTAGGGACTTCCACCTACTGTGACGTCATGTGCATACACTCTAttgcaagggtcttcaacagggagtctgtaaattattgtttgatccaccttGGCGGCATTTGTAATACTCGCACACGAGCGACAGGAGTATGAATTATCGACATCACGAGCTGCTCAATGCACGACATACATCGGGTTCCGCAGCACTGAAGTATAGGGTCGCTTGAGTAAACGCATCTGCTTTACGTTGGTCACGTTGTGCGGATGAGCAGATGGCagcctgctttcagaacaatagtttacttgcctggtgtaaatagttactgctgagattatcaagctagCATGCAAGGTCCGTGGATACACAAGACGGTGACTCTCGAATCAACATAATTATAGTTGCACTCATTGTTTTCCACATTACAAATGTTTACTCAATGAAAtcaacagtaattttaaaatatatgtataaaatcgatcactcacatgagatgaagactccttataagtaaccttataaaagttgttttattctgcatggacagggtctgtctgttttctatctttctgtctatctgtctgtctttttctttctttttggaggaggtttggcacagggatttacaggggaatttaataatgtcatttcatgtcaaaaatgttgcagacccctgctgtacatccctgctgaaaaaacttGCAATAGAAAAGCTGTTCTAAAACATCTTCTTTTAAAATGCTATTGGTCTATTTAAATAAAGAGTCGGTTAAAGGAATATGACTTAGCCTGAAAAATAGTTTTCAgtcagaatttttttgttttatttattttttttgctttaatcacTTTTTCCAGCATTTGCTGTTCTTGTTTGCAGTAAAGAGAACGTTCACCGACACAGTCTTCGCTTGCTCAACCATCTTCACCAAAAGGTGCTGCCATCATACATGGAAACCTTGATGAAAACACTTGAACCACCAAAACAGGTATTTGAAAGAAAATTAATCATAACAGCTTAGTTAATATATCTGTCCTTCCTGAATACTAAATTTAGGATTGCATAAActcatattatatattttacacaAGAGTCATGTGAATAGCAAGCTC carries:
- the LOC127439833 gene encoding negative elongation factor B-like isoform X2, which produces MENGILLPTLQSALPFLDLHGTPRLEFHQSVFDELREKLMERVATIAEGKDEDRYVKLEELLEKSFPLVKMPSIQPVVMQVLKHLPKVPEKKLKQVMADKELYKVCAVEVKRQIWQDNQALFGDEVSPLLKQYIVEKEAALFSSDLSILHNFFSPSPKTRRQGEVVLKLTQMIGKNVKLYDMVLQFLRTLFLRTRNVHYCTLRAELLMSLHDLEISEICSVDPCHKFSWCLDACIREKFVDAKRARELQGFLDGVKKGQEQVLGDLSMILCDPFACNTLVLSTVRNLQELLSQDALPRDSPDLLLLLRMLSLGQGAWDMIDSQVFKEPRLDLEVVTRFLPAVMSIVVDDYTFTVEQKLPSEEKTSLTYPTTLHETFTRYLQDNRVACEIGLYYVLHIAKQRNKNALQRLLPALVDTYNDMAFGDIFLHLLTGHLTLLSDEFGSEEFCTAVFDNFLLTSFSSKENVHRHSLRLLNHLHQKVLPSYMETLMKTLEPPKQSSEPVKELHTLLKEKLEASKKSPPQPEETPSLDLSLHPVTVPPTPSTPTTPH
- the LOC127439833 gene encoding negative elongation factor B-like isoform X1 is translated as MFAGLPELGISNGEDLKETLTNCTEPLKAIDQFQMENGILLPTLQSALPFLDLHGTPRLEFHQSVFDELREKLMERVATIAEGKDEDRYVKLEELLEKSFPLVKMPSIQPVVMQVLKHLPKVPEKKLKQVMADKELYKVCAVEVKRQIWQDNQALFGDEVSPLLKQYIVEKEAALFSSDLSILHNFFSPSPKTRRQGEVVLKLTQMIGKNVKLYDMVLQFLRTLFLRTRNVHYCTLRAELLMSLHDLEISEICSVDPCHKFSWCLDACIREKFVDAKRARELQGFLDGVKKGQEQVLGDLSMILCDPFACNTLVLSTVRNLQELLSQDALPRDSPDLLLLLRMLSLGQGAWDMIDSQVFKEPRLDLEVVTRFLPAVMSIVVDDYTFTVEQKLPSEEKTSLTYPTTLHETFTRYLQDNRVACEIGLYYVLHIAKQRNKNALQRLLPALVDTYNDMAFGDIFLHLLTGHLTLLSDEFGSEEFCTAVFDNFLLTSFSSKENVHRHSLRLLNHLHQKVLPSYMETLMKTLEPPKQSSEPVKELHTLLKEKLEASKKSPPQPEETPSLDLSLHPVTVPPTPSTPTTPH